Proteins encoded by one window of Arachis hypogaea cultivar Tifrunner chromosome 1, arahy.Tifrunner.gnm2.J5K5, whole genome shotgun sequence:
- the LOC112695608 gene encoding aspartic proteinase CDR1-like — protein sequence MGGSSRVQNAVVVVTAVLVVLGMNVDGFSTELIPRHSPASPFYNPSRSQYEHLQDAIERSRKRVNHFENKLEAPLSPGGIEYLMRISIGTPPVEFVAIADTGSDLTWTQCLPCTQCYKQNFPIYDPRRSSSYKTISCKADVCFDLQSISSGCDRNNSTCEYLYGYADNSRTQGTLSTESITIGGTVIRNNIFGCSHLSTGTFPSTASGIIGLGAGKLSLVSQLGESGRKFSYCLAPYSSKSTTRISFGSDALLSGVSTPIQSDPAFDAFYFLSLESLSVGSKTIPLPSSNGVIRGGGGNIVIDSGTTVTFLPQETLLRLVSALEEAIRVPKTTDPTSTFSLCYRVEGESEFPNVTADFKGARVVLRPVNTFVEVADGVVCLAVLPTQRVSVFGNIAQTNFLVGYDLDARAVTFKPTDCTKAN from the coding sequence ATGGGCGGCAGCAGCAGAGTTCAAAATGCAGTAGTTGTTGTAACGGCGGTGTTGGTGGTGTTGGGAATGAATGTTGATGGGTTCAGCACGGAACTGATTCCCCGGCATTCTCCCGCGTCCCCGTTTTACAACCCATCAAGAAGCCAGTACGAGCATTTGCAGGATGCAATCGAGCGATCACGGAAGCGAGTGAACCATTTCGAGAACAAACTAGAGGCCCCGCTGAGTCCGGGCGGTATAGAGTATCTGATGCGGATATCCATTGGAACTCCGCCGGTGGAGTTTGTGGCAATAGCAGACACTGGGAGTGATCTAACATGGACTCAGTGCCTGCCATGCACACAATGCTACAAGCAAAACTTCCCCATCTACGATCCCCGCCGTTCGTCCTCTTACAAGACCATCTCATGCAAGGCTGACGTGTGTTTCGATCTACAATCCATAAGCTCAGGCTGTGACCGAAACAACAGCACATGTGAGTATCTTTATGGATATGCCGACAATTCCCGGACCCAGGGAACGCTATCCACTGAAAGTATTACCATCGGCGGAACAGTGATTCGCAACAATATATTCGGATGTTCACATCTAAGCACGGGGACTTTTCCGAGCACAGCGAGCGGCATCATAGGGCTTGGTGCTGGCAAACTTTCCTTGGTTTCTCAGTTAGGTGAGTCTGGGAGAAAATTCTCCTATTGTCTAGCACCATATTCTTCTAAATCCACCACCAGGATAAGCTTCGGTTCCGATGCCCTTCTTTCTGGTGTCTCAACTCCTATTCAGAGTGATCCTGCCTTCGACgccttctactttctctctcttgaATCCCTCAGCGTTGGCAGCAAGACAATCCCACTCCCGTCATCAAACGGTGTAATTCGAGGAGGAGGGGGGAATATCGTCATTGATTCTGGCACAACGGTCACATTCCTACCACAAGAGACACTTCTTCGATTGGTTTCGGCTTTGGAAGAAGCCATAAGGGTTCCCAAGACGACTGACCCTACCAGTACATTCAGCCTTTGTTACAGGGTTGAGGGGGAGAGTGAATTTCCGAATGTGACTGCAGATTTCAAGGGGGCTCGAGTGGTGCTACGCCCAGTGAATACCTTCGTAGAGGTTGCAGATGGTGTGGTGTGCTTGGCAGTTTTGCCAACACAACGAGTATCTGTTTTTGGGAACATTGCTCAGACCAACTTCTTAGTGGGATATGATCTAGATGCTCGCGCTGTCACTTTTAAGCCTACCGATTGTACCAAAGCCAATTAA